One genomic segment of Labrus bergylta chromosome 17, fLabBer1.1, whole genome shotgun sequence includes these proteins:
- the ier5l gene encoding immediate early response gene 5-like protein → MINTMECVSDAQSLISISLMKIHNSRTQRGGIKLHKNLLVSYVLRNARQVYIKEKYAEIYRMQQYEEVMTVCNEIQELNPLDLDAEDAEDEEQARAACCGGEEVSLCGAACHRGAAQSAAHTRTASALHGCCALEEDSKEPEPCYYRSCCMESSPVSQCEQFSMNSSAYCNKTTVLDLDTHVVTTVENGYLHQDCCCDALQCGQSAQSPAKKRKVDFGCCVSDVEEISDFTAARKRAKREDCLFSHPDYTDTSNISNLISIFGSGFSGLLSRQSDLEQICSKQVLASLGAWTRAIVAF, encoded by the coding sequence ATGATCAACACCATGGAGTGCGTATCGGACGCACAGAGCCTGATCTCCATCTCTTTAATGAAGATCCACAACTCCAGGACGCAGAGAGGAGGCATCAAGCTGCACAAAAACCTGCTGGTCTCCTATGTGCTGCGGAACGCCAGGCAGGTCTACATCAAGGAGAAATACGCGGAGATCTACAGGATGCAGCAGTACGAGGAGGTGATGACTGTCTGCAACGAGATCCAGGAGCTCAACCCGCTGGATCTGGACGCAGAGGACGCGGAGGATGAGGAGCAGGCGCGGGCTGCTTGTTGCGGCGGAGAGGAGGTGAGTCTGTGCGGCGCTGCGTGCCACCGAGGCGCGGCGCAGTCAGCAGCGCACACCCGGACAGCGAGCGCTCTGCACGGCTGCTGTGCGCTGGAGGAAGACAGTAAGGAGCCGGAGCCCTGCTACTACCGGAGCTGCTGCATGGAGTCCTCTCCGGTGTCACAGTGCGAGCAGTTCTCCATGAACAGCTCCGCGTACTGCAACAAAACCACCGTGCTGGACTTGGACACGCATGTTGTGACCACGGTGGAGAACGGTTACCTCCACCAGGACTGCTGCTGCGACGCGCTCCAGTGCGGACAGAGCGCGCAGTCCCCGGCCAAGAAACGGAAGGTGGACTTCGGTTGTTGTGTGTCCGACGTGGAGGAAATCTCGGATTTTACAGCAGCTCGCAAAAGAGCGAAACGAGAAGACTGCTTGTTCTCACACCCGGACTACACGGACACTTCCAACATCTCCAACCTCATCTCCATCTTCGGATCGGGGTTTTCAGGGCTGCTGAGCAGACAGTCGGACTTGGAACAGATCTGTAGCAAGCAGGTCCTGGCCAGTCTGGGCGCGTGGACCCGGGCGATTGTGGCGTTTTAA
- the ntmt1 gene encoding N-terminal Xaa-Pro-Lys N-methyltransferase 1: MGDIAENEGSFYSNAEGYWKEVPPTVDGMLGGYGSISSIDINGSKAFLNKFLGEGEGKTGAGCALDCGAGIGRITKRLLLPLFKTVDLVDVTQEFLDKAKTYLGEDGKRVGNYFCCGLQDLVPESGRYDVIWIQWVIGHLTDNHLVEFLRRCQSALRPNGLIVIKDNISYEGVVPDEVDSSVCRDLDIVHSLVGRAGLRIVHEEQQMDFPKEIFQVHTLALR, encoded by the exons ATGGGGGACATCGCAGAAAATGAGGGCAGCTTCTACTCCAATGCAGAGGGCTACTGGAAGGAGGTTCCCCCCACCGTGGACGGCATGCTGGGAGGGTACGGCAGCATCTCCAGCATCGACATCAACGGATCCAAAGCTTTCCTGAACAAGTTCCTCGGC GAAGGTGAGGGGAAGACGGGTGCGGGCTGCGCTCTGGACTGTGGCGCCGGCATTGGGAGGATCACCAAGCGTTTACTGCTGCCGCTCTTCAAAACCGTGGACCTGGTGGACGTGACGCAGGAGTTCCTGGACAAAGCCAAGACGTACCTGGGGGAGGACGGAAAGAGGGTGGGGAACTATTTCTGCTGTGGACTGCAGGACCTTGTACCAGAGAGTGGGCGCTATGATGTCATCTGGATCCAGTGGGTCATTG GTCACCTGACGGACAATCACCTGGTGGAGTTCCTGCGTCGCTGTCAAAGCGCTCTGCGGCCGAACGGCCTAATCGTGATAAAGGACAATATTTCATATGAAGGCGTGGTCCCTGACGAGGTGGACAGCAGTGTGTGCAGAGACCTGGACATCGTTCACAGTCTGGTGGGCAGAGCGGGTCTCCGCATTGTCCACGAGGAGCAACAAATGGACTTCCCAAAGGAGATCTTCCAAGTCCACACTCTGGCTCTCAGATAG
- the ndor1 gene encoding NADPH-dependent diflavin oxidoreductase 1 produces MSKPTLLVLFGSQTGTAQDTAQRIGRQAQRRKMKVQVLPLDDYNVANLISESLVAFVCSTTGQGDPPDNMKKFWRFVFRKSLPAGSLSRLDCAVLGLGDSSYPKFNFVAKKLHKRLLQLGASALLPAGLADDQHDLGSDAVIDPWLGSFWEKVFAVYPSLSDVTPLREDEPLPPSYTFHFLDDVNEKTEDRLQSPDVPSQSRPFPCRLVSNRRVTDESHFQEVRLIEFDITGSNIEFTAGDVVMMHPHNSPEDVELFCQMLRLNPEDRFTVRAADNTAVPARLPQPCSVRHLVETYLDIAAVPRRSFFELLSTFSTNELEQEKLQEFSSAAGQDDLHGYCNRPRRTALEVLSDFPHTTAELKTDYLLDLFPEIQPRSFSIASSLQAHPNRLQILVAVVRYKTKMHKPRTGLCSTWLASLDPEQGEIFVPLWVKKGTLKFPKDADTPVIMVGPGTGVAPFRSAVQERSAEGKHGNVLFFGCRSESQDFYFRSEWEEMTKAGHLTLFTAFSRDQEEKVYVQHRVRGNAQLLWNLIANQNACFYIAGNAKQMPNSVCDALKEVFQQEGGVSSEDAERMLEVMERTGQFQSETWS; encoded by the exons ATGTCGAAGCCGACTCTGCTGGTCCTCTTCGGGAGTCAGACTGGGACGGCTCAGGACACGGCTCAGAGGATCGGTCGCCAggctcagaggaggaagatgaaggtTCAAGTTCTTCCTCTGGACGATTACAACGTG GCCAACCTGATCTCAGAGTCTCTGGTTGCCTTTGTTTGCTCCACCACCGGACAAGGAGACCCTCCCGACAATATGAAG AAATTCTGGAGGTTTGTCTTCAGGAAGTCTTTACCTGCTGGGTCTCTGAGCCGGCTGGACTGTGCCGTGCTGGGTCTGGGGGATTCCTCTTATCCTAA GTTTAACTTTGTGGCAAAGAAGCTTCATAAACGCCTCCTGCAGCTCGGGGCGAGTGCTCTGCTGCCCGCTGGACTGGCAGACGACCAGCACGACCTCGG GTCGGACGCTGTGATCGACCCGTGGCTCGGCTCATTCTGGGAGAAGGTGTTTGCTGTGTACCCGTCTCTGTCTGATGTGACCCCTCTGAGGGAAGATGAACC ACTCCCTCCGTCGTACACTTTCCACTTCCTGGATGACGTGAACGAGAAGACAGAAGACCGGCTGCAGAGTCCTGATGTCCCCTCTCAGTCTCGTCCCTTCCCCTGCAGACTTGTGTCAAACAGACGAGTGACAGACGAGTCGCACTTTCAGGAAGTGAGGCTCATCGAGTTTGATATCACCGGATCCAACATCGA GTTTACTGCCGGTGACGTGGTGATGATGCATCCTCATAACTCACCTGAGGACGTCGAGCTGTTTTGTCAGATGCTGAGATTAAATCCAGAGGATAGATTCACCGTCAGAGCCGCAGACAACACGGCAG TTCCAGCCAGGCTCCCTCAGCCGTGCTCGGTGCGCCACCTGGTGGAGACATACCTGGACATCGCCGCTGTGCCTCGCCGCTCCTTCTTCGAGCTGCTGTCCACCTTCTCCACCAACGAGCTGGAGCAAGAAAAGCTGCAAGAGTTCAGCTCGGCGGCCGGACAAGACGATCTACACGGATACTGCAACCGCCCGCGACGCACCGCGCTGGAG gtgtTGTCAGATTTCCCACACACCACAGCAGAACTCAAAACAGACTACCTGCTGGATCTGTTCCCTGAGATTCAGCCTCGCTCGTTCTCCATCGCCTCCTCTCTGCAG GCTCATCCAAACAGGCTGCAGATCCTCGTCGCTGTAGTCCGCTACAAAACCAAAATGCATAAACCACGAACAGGTCTCTGCTCCACCTGGTTGGCCTCCCTGGACCCTGAACAAG GGGAGATTTTTGTTCCTCTGTGGGTGAAGAAGGGCACTCTGAAGTTCCCTAAAGACGCTGACACTCCTGTGATCATGGTCGGCCCGGGGACCGGTGTGGCTCCGTTCAGGTCGGCTGTACAGGAGCGGAGTGCTGAGGGCAAACATG GTAACGTTTTGTTCTTCGGCTGTCGCTCCGAGTCCCAAGACTTCTACTTCAGGTCAGAGTGGGAGGAGATGACGAAGGCCGGACACCTGACGCTCTTCACTGCTTTCTCAAGAGATCAG GAGGAGAAGGTGTACGTGCAGCATCGAGTGAGAGGAAACGCTCAGCTTCTGTGGAACCTGATCGCCAATCAAAACGCTTGTTTCTACATCGCAGG gaaTGCCAAACAGATGCCCAACAGCGTGTGTGACGCTCTGAAGGAGGTGTTCCAGCAGGAGGGGGGCGTCTCCTCCGAGGACGCTGAGCGGATGCTGGAGGTCATGGAGAGgacgggccagtttcagagtgagacctggtcctga